Within the Acidipropionibacterium acidipropionici genome, the region GTAACGGTCAGAGATGGCCGCCCCCCTTGTGGGCCGGTTCACAGGTGGTGCATGGCTGTCGTCAGCTCGTGTCGTGAGATGTTGGGTTAAGTCCCGCAACGAGCGCAACCCTCGTCCACTGTTGCCAGCATTTGGTTGGGGACTCAGTGGAGACCGCCGGGGTCAACTCGGAGGAAGGTGGGGATGACGTCAAGTCATCATGCCCCTTATGTCCAGGGCTTCACGCATGCTACAATGGCCGGTACAAAGAGTGGCGACATCGTGAGGTGGAGCGAATCTCAGAAAGCCGGTCTCAGTTCGGATTGGGGTCTGCAACTCGACCCCATGAAGTCGGAGTCGCTAGTAATCGCAGATCAGCAACGCTGCGGTGAATACGTTCCCGGGGCTTGTACACACCGCCCGTCAAGTCATGAAAGTCGGTAACACCCGAAGCCGGTGGCCCAACACGTTCTGCGTGGGGGAGTCGTCGAAGGTGGGACTGGTAATTAGGACTAAGTCGTAACAAGGTAGCCGTACCGGAAGGTGCGGCTGGATCACCTCCTTTCTAAGGAGCTTTCTGGAAGCCGGCCGTCGCCCGAGTGTGGTGATGGTTCGGTTCAGGCTGTCGGGTCCTTGCGGGTCCGGTGGTGCTTCTGAGTGGAATGTTGGCTATGGACGCTTCTGGTCTTCGGGTCGGGGGTGGGATGCACTGTTGGGGTTCTGGGGTATCACCTGCACAGGTGGTGGCCTGGTGTGGCGGACATCGCTGCCGGCTGGCCTGGTTGTCGGGTTGGTGTGGTGGGTGTCTCGTGTGGTGGTTGAGAACTGTACAGTGGATATGAGCATCTTTGTAGATTTTTTGTAATGTGTTGTGTTGCAAGCTACTAAGTGCGGTCGGTGGATGCCTTGGCACCAAGAGCCGATGAAGGACGTTGTAACCTGCGATAAGCCCCGGGGAGTTGGTTCACGAGCTGTGATCCGGGGGTGTCCGAATGGGGAAACCTTGAATTGCCGGAGTCATGTCCGGTGACCCTGCCCTGAATGTATAGGGGTGTGGGAGGGAACGTGGGGAAGTGAAACATCTCAGTACCCGCAGGAAGAGAAAACAATATGTGATTCCGTGAGTAGTGGCGAGCGAAAGCGGATGAGGCCAAACCGTGTGTGTGTTCAAACCGGCAGGTGTTGCACGTGCGGGGTTGTGGGGTCTTCTGGGATCGACTGCCGTCGGTCCGTCCAGTGATAAATGGTGTGTTGAAGTCGAAGCGTCTGGGAAGGCGTACCGGAGTGGGTGAGAGTCCCGTAGACGTGGATGCACCACTGGTGGAGGATACCCCAAGTAGCGCGGGACTCGTGGAATTTCGCGTGAATCTGGCGGGACCACCCGTCAAGCCTGAATACTCCTTGGTGACCGATAGTGGATAGTACCGTGAGGGAATGGTGAAAAGTACCCCGGGAGGGGAGTGAAAGAGTACCTGAAACCGGCCGCATACAATCCGTCGGAGCCTGCCTGTACGGGTGGGTGACGGCGTGCCTATTGAAGAATGAGCCTGCGAGTTAGTGGCATGTGGCGAGGTTAACCCGTGTGGGGTAGTCGTAGCGAAAGCGAGTCCGATAAGGGCGCCAGTCGCGTGTTCTAGACCCGAAGCGGTGTGATCTATCCATGGCCAGGATGAAGCGACGGTAAGACGTCGTGGAGGTCCGCACCCACTTCAGTTGAAAATGGAGGGGATGAGCTGTGGATAGGGGTGAAAGGCCAATCAAACACTGTGATAGCTGGTTCTCCCCGAAATGCATTTAGGTGCAGCGTCGCGTGGTTCTTGCTGGAGGTAGAGCACTGGATGATCTAGGGGGCCTATCAGCTTACCGAAATCAGCCAAACTCCGAATGCCGGCAAGTGGAGCGTGGCAGTGAGACGGCGGGGGATAAGCTTCGTCGTCGAGAGGGAAACAGCCCAGATCATCAGCTAAGGCCCCTAAGCGGTGGCTAAGTGGAAAAGGATGTGGAGTTGCGGTGACAACCAGGAGGTTGGCTTGGAAGCAGCCATCCTTGAAAGAGTGCGTAATAGCTCACTGGTCAAGTGATTCCGCGCCGACAATGTAGCGGGGCTCAAGCCATCCGCCGAAGCTGTGGCAATCAGGAGTTACTCCTGGTTGGGTAGGGGAGCGTCGTGTTCTCGGTGAAGCGGTCCGGTGACGGGTCGTGGAGGGGATGCGAGTGAGAATGCAGGCATGAGTAGCGAATGACGGGTGAGAAACCCGTCCGCCGAATATCCAAGGGTTCCAGGGTCAAGTTAATCTGCCCTGGGTGAGTCGGGACCTAAGGCGAGGCCGACAGGCGTAGTCGATGGACGACCAGTTGATATTCTGGTACCGGTGTAGCACCGTCCGTGTCGAGGTGTGTGATGCTAAGCATGCGAGTCCCCGTTCCTGCGCTCTTTGAGTGTGGGGTGGGTGGTGAGTGTGTGAACCGATCATGTAGTAGGCAAGCTGCGGAGGGACGCAGGGAGGTAGCTCAACCCCAGCGATGGTTGTCTGGGGCTAAACGTGTGGACCGTCCGGTAGGTAAATCCGCCGGGCATGATGGTTGAGGCGTGATGGCGAGCCCACTGTGTGGGTGAGTGAGTGATCCTGTACTGCCGAGAAAAGCTTCGTGAGCGAGGTGTGAGCCGCCCGTACCCTAAACCGACACTGGTGGATTGGTAGAGTATACCGAGGCGATCGAGAGAATCATGGTGAAGGAACTCGGCAAAATGACCCCGTAACTTCGGGATAAGGGGTGCCCGAACCGTCCGGCTGTTTACTGGCTGGGGGCGGTGAGGGTCGCAGAGTCCAGGGGGAAACGACTGTTTACTAAAAACACAGGTCCGTGCGAAGTTGTAAGACGATGTATACGGACTGACTCCTGCCCGGTGCTGGAAGGTTAAGGGGAACTGTCAGGGCCTTCGGGTTCGAAGCGGTGAACTTAAGCCCCAGTAAACGGCGGTGGTAACTATAACCATCCTAAGGTAGCGAAATTCCTTGTCGGGTAAGTTCCGACCTGCACGAATGGAGTAACGATTTCCCTACTGTCTCCACCATGAACTCGGTGAAATTGCATTACGAGTAAAGATGCTCGTTACGCGCAGCAGGACGGAAAGACCCCGGGACCTTTACTATAGTTTGGTATTGGTGATTGGTGCGACTTGTGTAGGATAGGTGGGAGACGGTGAAGCGGCCACGCCAGTGGTTGTGGAGTCATTGTTGAAATACCACTCTGGTCGTTCTGGTTACCTCACCTCGGACCGTGATCCGGTTCAGGGACAGTGCCTGATGGGTAGTTTGACTGGGGCGGTCGCCTCCTAAAAGGTAACGGAGGCGCCCAAAGGTTCCCTCAGCCTGGTTGGTAATCAGGTGTCGAGTGTAAGTGCACAAGGGAGCTTGACTGTGAGACAGGCATGTCGAGCAGGGACGAGAGTCGGGACTAGTGATCTGACGGTGGCTTGTGGAAGTGCCGTCACTCAACGGATAAAAGGTACCCCGGGGATAACAGGCTGATCTTGCCCGAGCGCTCACAGCGACGGCATGGTTTGGCACCTCGATGTCGGCTCGTCGCATCCTGGGGCTGGAGTCGGTCCCAAGGGTTGGGCTGTTCGCCCATTAAAGCGGCACGCGAGCTGGGTTTAGAACGTCGTGAGACAGTTCGGTCCCTATCCGCTGCGCGCACAGGAATCTTGAGAAGAGCTGTCTCTAGTACGAGAGGACCGAGACGGACTGACCTCTGGTGTGCCAGTTGTTCCGCCAGGAGCATGGCTGGTTGGCTACGTCGGGTCGTGATAACCGCTGAAAGCATCTAAGCGGGAAGCACGCTTCAAGATGAGGGTTCCCACAGATGAATCTGGTAAGGCCCCCGAGAGATGATCGGGTTGATAGGCCGGACGTGGACGCACTGCAAGGTGCGGAGCTGACCGGTACTAATAGGCCGAGGGCTTGCCCCACACACCATCATCGACAATTACGCGCATATCCACTGTACGGCTCCCGGCCACCACACCCCCCCCACACGGGGGCTGGTGCGCCACACATGTGAGTCACAACATCATATGAGTTCCGTCTGGAACACCCCAAGATTCTGGTGTTCCGGTGGCCATGGCTGGAGGGAAACACCCGGTCCCATTCCGAACCCGGAAGTTAAGCCTCCACACGCTGATGGTACTGCCCACGCCAGTGGGTGGGAGAGTAAGACGCCGCCGGAACACCACACACACCCCCGAGGGAGGGGCCCCGCACCACGCGGGGCCCCTCCCTCTTTTCACATGTCCCTGCACATCACCGCATCTTGGCCCACAGACCCGATGTGGGAGAGGATGTCTTCATGGCTGATTCTGGGAACCGCGGAGACCGCTCCGGACGTTCGGGCGGCGGTCGGTCGGGCGACCGTCACTACGGCGGCGGTGGCCGTGGAGGCAGTGGTGGTCGTGGTGGGTTCGGGCAGGGCCGGCGCGGTGAGGGGCCGAGGCAGGGTTCTAGTAGAGACCAGAGAGGGCGCGGCAGGGACGATCGGGGTGGTGACGGGGACCGGGGGAACAGGTACGGTCGCGACACGGATCGGCGCGGCGGTGAGCGCCGCAAGGATGACTGGCACCGTGATGACTGGCGCGGTGATGACCGGCGCAGTGACGACCGGCGCAGTGACGACAGGTGGGACGGTGGCCGGCGCAGTGACGACGGCCGAGGAGGGGATCGCCGGTCTCGCGGGGAAGACCGTGGCCGCTACGCGGGTCGCGATCGACGCGAGGGGGATCGGCGCGACGGGGGTCGTCGTAGCGGGGGATCCTTCCAGAGGTCCGGAGAAGATCGTCGGCCCGGCGGCAACCGGGTCGACGAGCCCGAGGCGCCGATGGACTTCGATGAGAAGGCATTGCCTCCTTCGGTCAAGGCGGAGCTGCGGGGTGTGCCCTCCGACGTCGCCCACATCATTGAGGGCCACCTGGTGGCAGCCGCGGAGCTCATAGACACCGACCCCGAGCTGGCGAACAAGCACGCACAGGCGGCGCGTCGCCGCGCGGCCCGTCTTCCGGTGCTTCGGGAGGCCGCTGCCGACACGGCCTATGCGGCGGGAGAGTTCGCCTCCGCGCTCAATGACTACCGGACGCTTCGACGTATGACCGGCAATGACAACTATCTGCCGGTGATGGCCGACTGCGAGCGCGCTCTGGGCCGCCCGCAGGCGGCACTGCGCCTGATCAAGGAGGCTGAGGAGGCCGGGGATCTCAGCTCATCCCAGAGCGTGGAACTCGTCCTGGTCAAGGCCGGTGCCAGGCAGGACATGGGTCAGGACGCGGAGGCGCTCAGGCTGCTGCACAGTGCGGTGAGCGGCGTCCACGGCTCCGATGAGGCCCGGGCCCGGCTGTACTACGCCTACGCCGAGGCGCTGCTGCGCAAGGGAGACACGGCGGCGGCCAGGGAGTGGTTCACGAGCAGTGACGATCTCGACGCCTCCGGGCTGCTCGATGCCGATGAGCGGATCGCCCGGATCGACGGCGTCGATCTGGGCGACGAGGATGAACAGGACGACGGAGAGGACCCGGAGGATTCGGATGACTGAGGCTGTGATCGACGCCTATGACGCGGCACTGTTCGATCTGGACGGGGTGATCTACCTGGGGCCCGAGGCGATACCGGCCGCACCGGCCACCGTCGAGGCCCTGCTCGGTCGCGGCATTCAGGTCGGTTTCGTCACCAACAACGCCGCCCGCAGCACCGAGGTCGTCGCCGAGCAGCTGAACGGCATGGGCATCCCCGTGACCCGGGCCGACGTCGTCTCCTCCGCCGAGGCCATCGCCCAGCTGGTCGCAGAGCAGCTGCCCGCCGGATCACCGGTGCTCGTGGCCGGGGCCCAGGCTCTCATCGACGAGGTTGCCGGCCACGGCCTGCGCCCGGTCTCCAGTGCGGATGACGGCCCGGTGGCGGTGATCCAGGGCTACGACCCCCAGATGACGTGGCCACGGCTCGACGAGTGCTGCATCGCGATCCAGCGCGGGGCACGGTGGTACGTGTCGAACCCGGACAGCACACGGCCGACGGATCGCGGGCTGGTCCCCGGGGCGGGGGCCCAGATGGCCGTGGTGGCGACCAGCGTCACCGGCGAGCCGGTGATGGCGGGCAAGCCGCACCGGCCACTCCTGGACGCCACGGTGGCCCGGCTGGGATGCCATCGGCCGATATTCGTGGGCGACCGTCTGGACACCGACATCCTCGGCGCCAACCGCGCCGGTATGGACTCCCTGCTCGTTCTGACGGGGGCCCATGGCGGCCATGATCTGTTGGATGCCGAGCCGCAGTTCCGGCCCACGCGCATCGCGCGGGACCTGTCGGGGCTGCTTGAACCCGAGCGGCGCGCGGTCGTCGAGGGCGGGCGGGCCGTCTGCGGTCACGCGGAGGCGCAGGAGGTCGACGGCGTCGTACGGATCACCTCAGCCATCGGCGGAGACCTCGACGGTCAGCTGGACGCCCTGGCCGCCGTCCTGGCACTGGTCTGGGAGGGCGCGGCGCGGGGAGAACACGACGAACTGGACCGGCTCGACCTGGTGCACTGACAAGGACCGGAGGGGCCGGGAATGGCCGTGACCCGTCCTGAACGGTGTTCAAGTGCTGGGTTATGATGCTGTCGGCGATCCCGACCGGGGATCGCTGTCCCGGCACCACGGTGCCCAGCTTAGGAGAACAGATATGGCTGACACGACGTCCCCGCAGGCCTCCGTCAAGGCCCGGGCCGGTGGATTCCAGGGCACCGATCTGGCCCTGATTGCCGTCTTCGCGGCTCTGGTGGCGGTGCTGTCGGTGATCCCGCCGCTGTTCGTGGTGGCGGCCGTGCCCTTCGCCCTGCAGATGGTGGCCGTGATGCTCACGCCACTGGTCCTGGGGGCGGTGCGCGGCGGAGCCGCTCTGGCTCTCTACCTGGTCGTCGGGCTGCTGGGACTACCCGTCTTCGCTGGCCAGTCGAGCGGTCCCGGAGTGCTTCTCGGGGCGACGGGCGGCTTCCTCATCGGTTACATCGTCGCCGCCCTGGCGGCCGGGGCGCTGGCCACAGCGGTGCTGAGGCGCCGCCCGCGGAAGCCCGTCCTGGCCGTCCAGCTCTACCTGGTCGCCCTCGTCGATCTGGTCGTGGTGTACGCCTTCGGCATCGCCGGCATGATGATCAACGCCTCCCTGTCGCTGCCCGCGGCCCTGGCCGCCAACGGACTCTTCATGGTCGGTGATCTCGTCAAGGCTCTCCTGGCGGTGGCGATCGCCGTCGCGGTGCTCACCGCCTTCCCGCGTCTCATGCCCGCTGTCAGGGCGCCGCGATGATCGAGTTCCGGTCGGCGGGTCTGGACGTCGACGAGTACGACGTCGAGGGGAATCACCGGCGGGTGACGATCCTCGACGGGATCGATCTGGTGCTGCCCGAGCGGCGGGTGGCGATCGTGGGTCCCAACGGGGCGGGCAAGTCGACCCTGCTGAAGATGGTCAACGGTCTGGTCGCGCCGACCTCGGGATCCGTGCTGGCCGACGGCGTCGACCCCTCGCTGGATCCTCGACGGGCGCGGCGCCAGGCGGGCTACATCTTCACCGATCCCATGTCGCAGCTGGTGATGTCGACCCCGGTGGCCGATGTGGAGCTCAGTCTGCGCTCGACCGTGCGGCGCCGGGCCGATCGGCGGGCCCGGGCGATGGAGCTGCTCGCCGAGCGGGGCCTGGCCGAGGTGGCCGGCCGCAGCGTCCACGACCTGTCCGGGGGAGAGAGGCAGCTGGTGTCGCTGGCCTCGGTGCTGGCCGTCGAGCCGTCGATCATCCTCGCCGATGAGCCGACCACCCTGCTCGACCTGCGCAACAGGGAGCAGCTGCGGCGGGCCTTCGACTCCCTGGACCAGCAGATCCTCTGCTCCACCCACGACCTGGAACTGGCCGGATCGATGGACCGGGTGATCGCCGTCGAGGGAGGACGCATCGTCGACGACGGCGCGCCCGACGAGGTCATCGCGGCCTACCGGGCGAGGATGACGGGGATGGCCCTGAGATGACGCGGGACCTGAGATGAATCGGGCGAGGGACTATCTGGGCTTCTACCGCCCCGGTGCGACGGCGGCCCACCGGATGCCTGTCTGGGGCAAGTACCTGCTCGTGCTGGGCATCGGGGTGCTGCCCTTCATCCTCCGGATGTGGTGGTTCTCGCTGGGCTGCCTGGCGGCCGCCGTCCTGGTGTGCCTGTTGCTGGCCCGGATGCCGGCCCGTGTCGCGCTGCGGCTCGGGCCCGCGCTGTGGGTCATGAACGGGCTGGTGGTCGCCTATCACGCCGTCTTCACGGACTGGCGCCGCGGGGTCGTCTACGCCGCCTCGTTGATGGCCTGCCTGTATATGGCCAGGATGCTGACCTCGACGACCTCCCCGGACGCCCTGATGGACGCCATCGCGGCATGCGCGAGGCCCTTCGCGAGGGTCGGTGCCAGGCCGGAGAAGTTCGCCCTGGCCGTCACCCTGATGTGGACCACCATCCCGTACATGCTCACCGCCTTCCTGTCGATCCGCGACGCCGCCCGCGCCCGCGGGTTGGAACGGTCGTCGTGGCGGTTCGTCCTGCCGACCGTGGTGGGAATGGTGGGTCATGCCCTCGAACTCGGTGACGCGCTGCGGGCAAGGGGGCTGGGGGACGCCCCGGTGGCCGCCGCGAGGGAACCGGTGGGGCTGTGACTTCGGGCCGTCTCGATGTCGTCCTGGTCGAGCTGGGACTGGCCAGGTCGCGCACCCTGGCCGCGCGGCTCGTGCGCGAGGGCCGTGTCCTGGTGGACGGCAGGCCGGCCAGGCGGCCGTCCACGACGGTGCGGCCCGGCCAGCACATCGAGGCCCGGACCGAGCACTGGGTGTCGCGGGGGGCCTACAAGCTGCTGGGCGCCCTGGAGGATCTCCCGGTGCCGGTCTCGGGCCGGGTGCTCGACGCCGGCGCCTCCACCGGCGGGTTCACCCAGGTGCTGCTGGAGTCGGGGGCCGAGCGGGTCTATGCGGTGGACGTCGGCCACGGGCAGCTGAACCCGTCGGTGGCCGCCGATGAGCGCGTCGTGGTGCGCGAGGGCCTGAATCTGCGGTCCCTCGTTCTCGACGATCTGGAGGGATCGCCGGTCGATCTGGTGGTCGGCGACGTGTCGTTCATCTCGCTTCGGATGCTGCTGGGCCCGCTGGATGCGGTCTGTGCCGTCGGCGCCCGGATGCTGTTGCTGGTCAAGCCCCAGTTCGAGGTGGGGCGGACGGATCTGGGGGCGCACGGGGTGGTGACCGATCAGGGGCTTCGTGATCGCGCGGTGGACCGGGTGGTCGCCGATGCGGCGGCGCTCGGGTGGATGACGACGGGCCGGGCTCCTTCCAGGATCGCCGGCCAGGACGGCAACCAGGAGTACTTCATCCGTCTGGAGCGGGTTGGCTCCTGACCCTCTCGGGACCCGCGCGGGGGTTGCCAGGGGGTCGTCCCGCCGGGATCTCGAGGGGACTGGATCCCGAACCGAGGCCATGCCGGTGACTGACAGGAGGACGCTGTCTGAACCCGCGCGGGGGTCGCCAGGGGGTCGTCCCCCGGCCGGATAAAGCTAGTGTGGGTGTGTGACTTCCCTGATGCCCACCGGATCCGCACCATCGGGGCGCCGGGCGGTGGTCGTGATGTCCCACGCCTACCGGCAGGACGCCTTCGACGCGGCCGCGGAGTTCATCGCGGCGATGGACGCTCGCGGTATCACCTGTCTCATCTTCGACGAGCAGCGCGCCATGCTCGGCGAAAGGGTGCCCGGCATTCAGCTGGACCCGATCACCCCCGGTCGTGATGACATCGAGGCCATGGTGGTCTTCGGGGGAGACGGCACGATCCTGCGGGCGGCCGAGTGGTCCCTGCCTCATCAGATCCCGATGCTGGGGGTCAACCTCGGCCATGTCGGATTCCTGGCGGAGCTCGAGAGGTCCGACATGGCCTCGTTGGTGCGTCAGGTCTGTGCGCGCGAGTACACGGTCGAGGACCGCCTGGTGCTCAACGTCCGGGTGCAGGATCACCGGGGCCACGAGCTGTGGCGCTCCTTCTCGGTCAACGAGCTGAGCCTGGAGAAGGCGGCGCGGCGCAGGATGCTCGACGTCCTCGCCTCGATCGACGGGTTGCCGGTCCAGCGGTGGAGCTGCGACGGGATCCTGGTGTCGACCCCGACCGGTTCCACCGCATACGCCTTCTCGGCCGGGGGGCCGGTGATGTGGCCCGATCTGGATGCCATGCTCATGGTCCCGCTGTGCGCACACGCCCTGTTCGCCCGGCCGATGGTGCTCAGCCCCGAGGCCAGGGTGGATCTTGACATTCAGCCGGAGGGTTCGGACTCCGGGGTGATGTGGTGCGACGGGCGCCGCAGCTTCGACGTGTCGCCGGGCCAGAGGATCACGGTGACCCGTCATCCGCAACGGTTGCGGATCGCCAGGCTGGCCGAGCAGCCCTTCACCTCCCGGCTGGTGAAGAAGTTCGCGCTGCCGGTCTCCGGGTGGCGCCAGGGCCAGGGGAATCCGTCCACATGATCAGCCGCGTCCTGATTCGCGACCTCGGCGTCATCGAGTCGGCGACCCTCGAACCGGCGACCGGCCTGACGGCCGTGACCGGTGAGACGGGAGCCGGTAAGACGATGGTGGTCAGCGGCCTGGGGCTGCTGCTCGGCCAGCGGGCCGACCCGTCCCTGGTGCGCCGGGGTGCCGACCGTGCTGTGGTGGAGGCCGGGCTCGACGTCGACCCCGCCCTGGCCGCCGGGATCGAGGATCTGGGCGGTGAGGTGGAGGACGGCGAGGTGATCTGTTCCCGCCAGGTGCTGGCCTCCCACAGGTCCCGGTCGATGGTCGGAGGGGCCCAGGTCACCGCCGGCCAGCTGGGCCGGGTGATGGCTTCCCGGGTCACCGTCCATGGGCAGTCCGATCAGCTGAGGCTGGCCTCCCCGGAGCGTCAGCTGGAGGTGCTGGACCGCGCCGCCGGGGAGCCGATGCGCGCCCTTCTGGCCTCCCACGGCAAGCTGTGGTCCCGGTACCGGGAGGACCGCCAGGAGTTGGAGAGCAGGAGGACCGGTGCGGCCGAGCGCGAGTTGGAGATAGAGGTGCTCGACCGCCGGCTGGCCGAGGTGGACGCCGTCGATCCGGGGCCGGGGGAGGACGACGAGCTGGCCGCGGAGGCCCGGCGACTCCAGGGCGCCGCCGATATCCGCGCCACTCTCGCCCGCGCCGACCAGCTCGTCAACGGCGTCGAGACCGAGTCCGGCCCGGCGTCCGGGGCTATCGGGCTGCTCGATGAGGCGCGACGTCAACTCGACTCGCTGACCGGTGACGAGCACTCGGCAGCACTGGCCTCCAGCGCCCGGGCCATCGGATACGACTTGGCGGAACTGGCCGCCGACCTGTCGGGCTACGCCGAGCAGGCGGCCTCCGATCCCGCCAGGCTGGAGGAGGTCAACGCCCGGCTCGCGCAGATCCAGCGGCTGCTGCGCTCCCGGACCACCACCCTCGACCGGCTGCTGGCCGACACCGACGCCGACCGGCGTCGACGTGCGGAGCTGGAGGGGTCCGGGGAGGGGATCGACGCCCTGAGCAGGCGGGTCGATGAGCTCGCCGGGGAGCTGGCCTCCAGCGCCGCCGCCATCTCCCAGCTGCGGACGAGCACCGCAGAGCGTCTGGGGGCGGCGGTGGTCCCGGAGTTGGGGGCGCTGGCGATGCCCAGGGCGCGCCTGGAGTTCCGGATCTCGACGGCGCCGATGGGGCCCACCGGCGCGGACCAGGTGGCCCTCATGCTGGCCGCCAATCCGGGATCGGATCCCGCCCCGCTGGCCCGTGCCGCATCCGGGGGCGAGCTGTCGCGGGTGCGGCTGGCGCTCGAGGTGGTACTGGCCGACACCGAGACCCCGCAGACCCTCATCTTCGACGAGATCGACGCCGGCGTTGGGGGAGCGGTCGGCATCGAGATCGGCCGACGTCTTGCCCGGCTGTCGCGCAGGCACCAGGTGATCGTGGTGACCCACCTGGCTCAGGTCGCCGCCTTCGCGGACCGGCAGCTGGTCGTCACCAAGTCCTCCGACGGCAGAATCACCAGATCCGGTGTCCGCGAGGTCGCCGGCCAGGATCGGCTCGTCGAGCTGGCCCGGATGATGAGCGGGCTGTCCTCCTCGGAGGTCGGCATCGAGCACGCCCAGGAACTGCTGGATCTCGGCGAGGGGGACCTGTAGCGGCCCGGACGCGCTGCTCGCGTCGCCCGGAACGGCCGGGCGCCGACGAACAG harbors:
- a CDS encoding HAD-IIA family hydrolase encodes the protein MTEAVIDAYDAALFDLDGVIYLGPEAIPAAPATVEALLGRGIQVGFVTNNAARSTEVVAEQLNGMGIPVTRADVVSSAEAIAQLVAEQLPAGSPVLVAGAQALIDEVAGHGLRPVSSADDGPVAVIQGYDPQMTWPRLDECCIAIQRGARWYVSNPDSTRPTDRGLVPGAGAQMAVVATSVTGEPVMAGKPHRPLLDATVARLGCHRPIFVGDRLDTDILGANRAGMDSLLVLTGAHGGHDLLDAEPQFRPTRIARDLSGLLEPERRAVVEGGRAVCGHAEAQEVDGVVRITSAIGGDLDGQLDALAAVLALVWEGAARGEHDELDRLDLVH
- a CDS encoding biotin transporter BioY is translated as MADTTSPQASVKARAGGFQGTDLALIAVFAALVAVLSVIPPLFVVAAVPFALQMVAVMLTPLVLGAVRGGAALALYLVVGLLGLPVFAGQSSGPGVLLGATGGFLIGYIVAALAAGALATAVLRRRPRKPVLAVQLYLVALVDLVVVYAFGIAGMMINASLSLPAALAANGLFMVGDLVKALLAVAIAVAVLTAFPRLMPAVRAPR
- a CDS encoding energy-coupling factor ABC transporter ATP-binding protein yields the protein MIEFRSAGLDVDEYDVEGNHRRVTILDGIDLVLPERRVAIVGPNGAGKSTLLKMVNGLVAPTSGSVLADGVDPSLDPRRARRQAGYIFTDPMSQLVMSTPVADVELSLRSTVRRRADRRARAMELLAERGLAEVAGRSVHDLSGGERQLVSLASVLAVEPSIILADEPTTLLDLRNREQLRRAFDSLDQQILCSTHDLELAGSMDRVIAVEGGRIVDDGAPDEVIAAYRARMTGMALR
- a CDS encoding energy-coupling factor transporter transmembrane component T family protein; this translates as MNRARDYLGFYRPGATAAHRMPVWGKYLLVLGIGVLPFILRMWWFSLGCLAAAVLVCLLLARMPARVALRLGPALWVMNGLVVAYHAVFTDWRRGVVYAASLMACLYMARMLTSTTSPDALMDAIAACARPFARVGARPEKFALAVTLMWTTIPYMLTAFLSIRDAARARGLERSSWRFVLPTVVGMVGHALELGDALRARGLGDAPVAAAREPVGL
- a CDS encoding TlyA family RNA methyltransferase, with amino-acid sequence MTSGRLDVVLVELGLARSRTLAARLVREGRVLVDGRPARRPSTTVRPGQHIEARTEHWVSRGAYKLLGALEDLPVPVSGRVLDAGASTGGFTQVLLESGAERVYAVDVGHGQLNPSVAADERVVVREGLNLRSLVLDDLEGSPVDLVVGDVSFISLRMLLGPLDAVCAVGARMLLLVKPQFEVGRTDLGAHGVVTDQGLRDRAVDRVVADAAALGWMTTGRAPSRIAGQDGNQEYFIRLERVGS
- a CDS encoding NAD kinase; amino-acid sequence: MPTGSAPSGRRAVVVMSHAYRQDAFDAAAEFIAAMDARGITCLIFDEQRAMLGERVPGIQLDPITPGRDDIEAMVVFGGDGTILRAAEWSLPHQIPMLGVNLGHVGFLAELERSDMASLVRQVCAREYTVEDRLVLNVRVQDHRGHELWRSFSVNELSLEKAARRRMLDVLASIDGLPVQRWSCDGILVSTPTGSTAYAFSAGGPVMWPDLDAMLMVPLCAHALFARPMVLSPEARVDLDIQPEGSDSGVMWCDGRRSFDVSPGQRITVTRHPQRLRIARLAEQPFTSRLVKKFALPVSGWRQGQGNPST
- the recN gene encoding DNA repair protein RecN, yielding MISRVLIRDLGVIESATLEPATGLTAVTGETGAGKTMVVSGLGLLLGQRADPSLVRRGADRAVVEAGLDVDPALAAGIEDLGGEVEDGEVICSRQVLASHRSRSMVGGAQVTAGQLGRVMASRVTVHGQSDQLRLASPERQLEVLDRAAGEPMRALLASHGKLWSRYREDRQELESRRTGAAERELEIEVLDRRLAEVDAVDPGPGEDDELAAEARRLQGAADIRATLARADQLVNGVETESGPASGAIGLLDEARRQLDSLTGDEHSAALASSARAIGYDLAELAADLSGYAEQAASDPARLEEVNARLAQIQRLLRSRTTTLDRLLADTDADRRRRAELEGSGEGIDALSRRVDELAGELASSAAAISQLRTSTAERLGAAVVPELGALAMPRARLEFRISTAPMGPTGADQVALMLAANPGSDPAPLARAASGGELSRVRLALEVVLADTETPQTLIFDEIDAGVGGAVGIEIGRRLARLSRRHQVIVVTHLAQVAAFADRQLVVTKSSDGRITRSGVREVAGQDRLVELARMMSGLSSSEVGIEHAQELLDLGEGDL